The sequence CGGCGGTGATCGCGGCGGCTATGGCGGTGGCGGCGGAGGCGGTGACCGCTTCGGCGGCGGCAACCGCGGCGGCGGCGGCGGTGGCGGCGGCTATCGCGGCGGCGGTGGTGGCGGCGGCTTCGGCGGCGGCGGTGGCGGCGGAAACCGCATGCCTCCCCAGGTCGTGGGAACCGGCAAAGGCACCGTGAAGTTTTTCAACGGCCAGAAGGGCTTCGGCTTTGTGGCGCAGGAAGGCGGCGGCGAGGACGTGTTCGTCCATATCTCCGCGGTCGAGCGTGCCGGGCTGAGCGGCCTTGCCGAAGGGCAGGAGCTGGAGTTCAACCTAGTGGATCGCGGCGGCAAGGTGTCGGCGCAGGACCTGCAGATCGTCGGCGACGTCATTCCCGTGACCGAAGGCGGCGGCAGCCGTGACCGCGATGGCGGCGGCGATCGCGGCGGTGCTCCGCAGCGTGAGCTGACCGGTGACAAGGCTACCGGCACGGTCAAGTTCTTCAACTCCATGAAGGGCTTCGGCTTCCTGGTCCGCGACGATGGCCAGCCGGACGCATTCGTGCATATCAGCGCGGTCGAACGCTCCGGTCTCTCGCAGATCAACGAGGGCGAGCGTTACGAGTTCGACCTCGAAGTCGACCGACGCGGAAAATATTCGGCCGTGAACCTGGTCCCCGCCGAATAAGGCGAGACTGGCATTCCCCAGCCGAAAAAGTTAGCTGGCGGTTCCTGCAAGGGAGCCGCCAGTTTTCGTTGCGGCCCCGCTACTCGAATTGGAAAGCAAGTTTTATGTCGATCACCCCGTTGATGCCCGTATATCCCCGGTGCGGTGTCCGCCCGGTGAGCGGCGACCATTGTCACCTGATCGACGAGGACGGCACCCGCTATCTCGATTTCGCCAGCGGTA comes from Alteripontixanthobacter sp. and encodes:
- a CDS encoding cold-shock protein encodes the protein MGYDKGRRGRGRDKRDGFGEDSYDPFGGGSGGGDFGGGGGDRFGGGGDRFGGGGDRGGYGGGGGGGDRFGGGNRGGGGGGGGYRGGGGGGGFGGGGGGGNRMPPQVVGTGKGTVKFFNGQKGFGFVAQEGGGEDVFVHISAVERAGLSGLAEGQELEFNLVDRGGKVSAQDLQIVGDVIPVTEGGGSRDRDGGGDRGGAPQRELTGDKATGTVKFFNSMKGFGFLVRDDGQPDAFVHISAVERSGLSQINEGERYEFDLEVDRRGKYSAVNLVPAE